The Raphanus sativus cultivar WK10039 unplaced genomic scaffold, ASM80110v3 Scaffold4083, whole genome shotgun sequence sequence CCAATCAGGGGTTTACTGATGGGCATCCCTAACGGACCTGAGCCATAAACTGATTAAGAGCCCAATATATTCTGGGATGCTTACGTGGCAACTTAGTCCACCTGTTATCATGTCTCGCTTTGTGATTGGTCTTCAAAAGTTTTCTGACGTTCTCTTCTTTCATCGATTCCCCCGACTTCTTTAAAGAAGATTCAGATCACCAAAAGCAAAGCATCCACCGCCTTTCATCGCCATGGACGCCATTGATTCCGTCGTTGATCCTCTCAGAGACTTCGCTAAGGATAGCATCCGTCTCGTTAAGCGTTGCCACAAACCAGATCGCAAAGGTATTATTCTGTTCTGAAATCAATTGATTCTTCTGGATCTCTCGATCTGCAAATTGACCTAAGCGATGGTGTTGATTTTTCGTTGTAGAGTTCACGAAAGTTGCAGTTCGCACGGCGATAGGGTTTGTAGTGATGGGATTCGTTGGCTTCTTTGTGAAACTCATCTTTATTCccatcaacaacatcatcgTCGGCGCCACTTAGGTATATATTCGTTTGCTTCTCCTGTGATTGGATTATACAATGGCGTTAAGAAGAAATGTCTTTATGTTTAGTACATTCAATATCTGAGATTGTTGAAATGTATAGAAACCGTAGCTATTTTGATTAGTCATATACAAGTCTAGAACCTAACTACTTAGGATTTGTGTTGAGCATTTGTCTTTCAAGGGAAAGATTGTTGAGGACGAACATTTGCCTTTCTCGTAATCGTGATttgaaaaccttttttttggttttgcagGAATCAAGGAACAGAGTTTTGAGAGAGAGAAATTAGAGTTTTGCTGTTACAAGAAGTCACATGTCAGTTCAATGTTTTATGCAATCGGATTCCAtttgtttctatgtttttctttctttcttgatttgttcACAACTCAAAAATCGGAATTGTCTTGAATGTAGAGCAAACTAACTTCAGGAAGTTATGACCTAGGATCATTTATACACTTAGTATGTCTCTCTTTTACACCTCAAACCTCGACCAGACTCCCCTATATGGTTAACAATATAGAAAGACAGgcttgtgttcaaaaaaaaaaatcgtatgGGTATACCTTTTATGTTTGAGGCTAGttacttgctcttcttctccatttCATAACCAAAGATTTGGAACATCTTGCTTTATTTCCTGAAACTCAAACTCGGGTCTAACACCAGGAACATGGGTTAGTTCAAAACAAGTAACGAACTTAGAGTTGTTTGGGAAAGACTGAAGATTTTAATCATATTCTTTTTCAAACTGGGAAAcaagttttattttcatagaaCATTAAAAgcaactttcaaaattttagtatgaACATCAAAGAGGGTGTTGTAAACAAGAATGTCCTCAAAACACATatccaaataaattttaaataaagatcTCAACGTGCGCAAATCATCCCACGATCTAGTCAATGATAAGAGTATGGAGAACTAATGAGCGTttcataaaattcaaacatACAGTCAACTCTATTCCTAGACGGTT is a genomic window containing:
- the LOC108839302 gene encoding protein transport protein Sec61 subunit gamma-1 encodes the protein MDAIDSVVDPLRDFAKDSIRLVKRCHKPDRKEFTKVAVRTAIGFVVMGFVGFFVKLIFIPINNIIVGAT